The nucleotide sequence TCCTTGAGGGCGTAGGCACGCGCCAAAACATCGTCCGGTTCGGCAGTGTAGGTGACGGTGAAGGGCAGGCTGTCGATTGCCGTGATGGGAAACCGGGGAAAGGATAGTGTGGCGACGTGCAGTTTTTCAGCCCGAGATGTAGCCAGGAAGTTGCCGCCACGCTTGGCTCGCTCCAGGAGGTCGGAAAGTCCGCTGAAACTGTCGTGAATATCCATCACGTGCAGCGTCACCTGCTTGTCCTGCGGGGTGAGCCCTTGTGCAGTCATGAAACTGCGTCGGTGTTCTTGCCGATAGTACCAGTCCGCCGCCTGTTCAAGGAACGGATCGTTGAACACAATTATCGCCTTGTCTGTCGCATAGTCTCCCAAGGCCCTGGCCATGGCCTTGAAATTGCCGAAATCCCACCAGGTAACGACCAGGGAGTCTTCGCGGTACAGCTTGTCCCCGTTCTTGGAGAACACGGAAGCGCCAAGCGCCAGGGCCAGGCAGACCGACAGGACGCCAGCGGCACGCTTCCCGAAGGGGCAGGCCATGGCCGCTCCAAGCCCCGCCGGGATCAGGAGCACCGGGAGCATGAAGGCCAGATGCGTGGAGAAATAATAGGCGGCGTAGTGTTTGAGGATGATGATGGCAAGCGGCGTCAGGACAAAGGCGGCGGTCACCCCCAGGCTCAGCCCAGAGACGAAGCCCAGGCGGACAAGTCCCAAGCCCAAGGGGACAAGATATGCCGGCAACGTCCAGCCTGTTTGGAAAAAATCGAACAAGCCGGAAAGATTGCCAAGCGTGTCCTGGATGACTTTGCCCAAGGGGCTTGGCGTGGTCAGATCGGGCCGGTGCAGCATGGTTTTGAGAAGCACCGGGCTCACCGGCAGGAAACACACGGCCGAAGCGATGCAAAACACGGCGAGATGCCTGGGCCGCGTGCGCTTGCCAAGGGTTGTGCCGAGCAAAATGACGCCTTGGGCCGCCAAAATCAAGACGCTTAACAAATGAAAGAGTACCACCGGGATGTTGGCCAGCAGAAAGCGGCGGAAATTTTTCTCGGTTCCGTCCCGCAGGAAACGCAAAAAATACAGCAGGCTCAGACTGAACAGGAAGACCAGGACGCCGTAGGGGCGAACTTGGCGGGATATCCAGATGTGCAAACTGTTGCCGGTCAACAAGGCGGCGGCAAAAAGTCCGGCTTCTTCTCCCTGG is from Solidesulfovibrio magneticus RS-1 and encodes:
- a CDS encoding glycosyltransferase family 39 protein, with protein sequence MNVERQNIPHDSRTVTFYCLAILLSVGAWLRLHNLGAPFMWADEMQAAFGASFPLDYLARWIMQVEVHPPTYHLLLKTFLLFGDADAILRLPSALCGIATIYLVYRLAAESQGEEAGLFAAALLTGNSLHIWISRQVRPYGVLVFLFSLSLLYFLRFLRDGTEKNFRRFLLANIPVVLFHLLSVLILAAQGVILLGTTLGKRTRPRHLAVFCIASAVCFLPVSPVLLKTMLHRPDLTTPSPLGKVIQDTLGNLSGLFDFFQTGWTLPAYLVPLGLGLVRLGFVSGLSLGVTAAFVLTPLAIIILKHYAAYYFSTHLAFMLPVLLIPAGLGAAMACPFGKRAAGVLSVCLALALGASVFSKNGDKLYREDSLVVTWWDFGNFKAMARALGDYATDKAIIVFNDPFLEQAADWYYRQEHRRSFMTAQGLTPQDKQVTLHVMDIHDSFSGLSDLLERAKRGGNFLATSRAEKLHVATLSFPRFPITAIDSLPFTVTYTAEPDDVLARAYALKDVGLKTDGSRFLRAARYDSPGVVAYCLENTTRAPIDFIAVGVQFENTGKDNQISLEYAFDAGPPVRKLLTKGPDTRRFSYDTIQPPGEFRTLHLKVEMACRQITAQKVEGNLETLLVKSVFVALCDPQTQGPCSTGIMDWHNKMLQSSYIAEDFSRSGPEQAFSVTDPSASTSHSEKAGWEILSPASDDRPVLLRVNLRSVGQNLVFYPRVGGNSSIRAFQVGPDGAQNTIMTIPGIPGSWSPVGAQYPLPEIQGELFIELKGKQAQLWRTPNTVLFSRDSYHVP